In Panthera tigris isolate Pti1 chromosome D2, P.tigris_Pti1_mat1.1, whole genome shotgun sequence, one DNA window encodes the following:
- the POLL gene encoding DNA polymerase lambda, with translation MDPRGILKAFPKRKKIHTDPSSKALAKIPKQEDGEAEEWLSSLRAHVVPSGIGRARAELFEKQIIQHGGQICSAQAPGVTHIVVDEGMDCERALRLLRLPRLPQGAQLVKSTWLSLCLQERRLVDTAGFSIYIPNRYPDQPHVSKADQDFSAPPGAHEALLRTALSPPSPPTRPVSPPQRAEEALSTQAQPGSDDETSDGEENQVSAADLEALISGHYPTPLEGDDEPSPAPEGLDKWVCAQSSSQKTTNHNPHITEKLEVLAKAYNVQGDKWRALGYAKAINALKSFHKPVTSYQEAFSIPGIGKRMAEKIVEILESGHLRKLDHISESVPVLELFSNIWGAGAKTAQMWYQQGFRTLEDIRSQASLTTQQTIGLKHYDDFLERIPREEAAEIEQTVRESAQAFTPGLLCVACGSYRRGKATCGDVDVLLTHPDGRSHQGVFNRLLDSLRQQGFLTDDLVSQEENGQQQKYLGVCQLPGPGRRHRRLDIIVVPYSEFACALLYFTGSAHFNRSMRALAKTKSMSLSEHALSTAVVRDSRGRKVGPGRVLPTPTEKDVFRLLGLPYREPAERDW, from the exons ATGGACCCCAGGGGCATCTTGAAGGCATTTCCCAAGCGGAAGAAAATTCACACCGATCCATCATCAAAAGCACTTGCAAAGATTCCCAAGCAAGAAGATGGAGAAGCAGAAG AATGGCTGAGCTCCCTGCGGGCCCATGTTGTGCCCAGTGGCATTGGGCGAGCCCGGGCAGAGCTCTTTGAGAAGCAGATTATCCAGCACGGTGGCCAGATATGCTCTGCCCAGGCCCCAGGCGTCACTCACATTGTGGTGGATGAAGGCATGGACTGTGAGCGAGCCCTCCGCCTCCTTCGACTGCCCCGGCTGCCCCAGGGCGCTCAGCTGGTGAAGTCCACCTGGCTAAGCCTGTGCctgcaggagaggaggctggTGGACACGGCAGGATTCAGCATCTATATCCCTAACAG GTACCCGGACCAACCACACGTCAGCAAGGCAGACCAAGACTTTTCTGCTCCTCCTGGAGCCCATGAGGCTCTGCTCAGGacagccctctctcctccctctcctcccacgaGGCCTGTGTCTCCTCCCCAGAGGGCAGAAGAGGCCCTGAGCACCCAAGCCCAG CCTGGCTCTGATGATGAAACCAGTGATGGGGAAGAGAACCAGGTTAGCGCAGCTGATCTGGAAGCCCTTATCAGTGGCCACTACCCCACACCCCTTGAGGGAGATGATGAACCAAGCCCAGCCCCTGAGGGCCTGGATAAGTGGGTCTGTGCACAGTCTTCGAGCCAGAAGACAACTAACCACAACCCCCACATCACAGAGAAGCTGGAAGTGCTGGCCAAAGCCTACAATGTTCAGGGAGACAAGTGGAGGGCCCTGGGCTATGCCAAGGCCATCAATGCCCTCAAGAGCTTCCACAAGCCTGTCACCTCCTACCAG gaagCCTTCAGTATCCCCGGGATTGGAAAGCGGATGGCCGAGAAAATCGTAGAGATCCTGGAAAGCGGGCATCTGCGGAAGCTGGACCATATCAGTGAGAGCGTGCCTGTCTTGGAGCTCTTCTCCAACATCTGGGGAGCTGGAGCTAAGACTGCCCAGATGTGGTACCAGCAG GGTTTCCGGACCCTAGAAGACATCCGCAGCCAGGCCTCCCTGACTACCCAGCAGACCATTGGCCTGAAGCATTATGATGACTTTCTGGAACGCATACCCAGGGAGGAGGCTGCAGAGATTGAACAGACA GTCCGGGAATCAGCTCAGGCTTTCACCCCTGGGCTGCTGTGTGTGGCATGTGGTTCTTACCGACGCGGGAAGGCAACTTGTGGTGATGTGGATGTGCTGCTCACTCACCCGGATGGCCGGTCTCACCAGGGCGTCTTCAATCGCCTCCTTGACAGCCTTCGGCAGCAAG GGTTCCTGACGGATGACCTGGTGAGCCAGGAGGAGAACGGCCAGCAGCAGAAGTACTTGGGTGTGTGCCAGCTCCCAGGGCCGGGGCGGCGGCACCGACGACTGGACATCATCGTTGTGCCCTACAGCGAGTTTGCCTGTGCCCTGCTCTACTTCACTGGCTCTGCCCACTTCAACCGCTCCATGCGGGCTCTGGCCAAGACCAAGAGCATGAGCTTGTCAGAGCATGCCCTCAGCACCGCTGTGGTCCGGGACAGCCGAGGCCGCAAGGTGGGGCCTGGCCGAGTGCTGCCCACTCCCACTGAGAAGGATGTCTTCAGGCTCTTAGGCCTACCCTACCGAGAGCCAGCCGAGCGGGACTGGTGA